GGCACGAGTGATCGAACAGCATTTTTACTGTTATCAGCTGACAATTAATTTGACTGTGtaaaaaatgcagaatttattcaaaccGATTCTTATCGACAATCAATTATACAATGTAAATCCTGAAACTAATATAGATTAGACAGTTACTTAATTTATAAACGGTTGCTCATGCCTGCTGCATTTGCATACAATGTGTAattgtatgtatgcatacacacatatacgagtatatacatatgtacacatacatgtatacatacacattatacgtatacctacttaAGAGGATCCTGTAATTaatctttaccgaccgagtattAAACGTCACTTATTTTTTCCGTTATCAAAGTCCGTAACGTACTATCACTGAAAACGTATCTTCTACAAGCATATGGAGTTCCGTACAAAGATATCGTAAACAGTTTTTGTTTCACGCTGCAAGTGTACAAAGGAAAAATACGTATTCCTGCAACAATTGGTGGTAGGTAATTCCATTATAAAACACATCAATTTCCGGCATTGTTACCGCGAaaagtaaacattttttttttcattgcacgTAAAATTGCTCCAATGGCTGCGACGTTGTTTGATCAGCGATGCACAATTACAGTTTCTGACTACGATTGAAACGAGCGGCGTTTTACTCGTTCGGTAAAAACCGATCGCACAGCATCCTCTTAACGCGACTATTACtatcatttaattatttttcttctccgaATGTCCGCATTCGCTGCAATGCAGCCTTAAATTTTGTGGGAGGGGGGAGGCAAGGTTAGTTTTTTACGCGAATTGACGCACGTTTACGAATAATACGCAAGAAGAGATGATCGtcctaaattttcaatattcccGTCTGGCGGCTGATCGGTCGTACAGACCCTCCCCTCctccttccttctttccttccttcgtTCGGTTGACTGGCTGGCTGATCGGCCGATCGTTTCGTATAGACTTAGTTATTATTCAagcaaaattgaataaaaccaATGACACTAGAGGCCCGGGTCACTGCGCCGACCTACACTCCGACAGCCGCCGTTGTCGCAGCCAGATATCCGAGAGAGCCTGAAAGTCATACCTAGTAATAGCTATAACCTACTGCATAATAAACCAAATTCGATCCAAAACCCCGCcagtttctctctctctctctctctctctctctctctctctctctctattctcTGTACGGTACCCAGCTATTCCTCTGCATGTACGGACGattatacacgtacacacatACGTATCTACAATATGTGCTATGCTAGCTTTTAATGTGCAAATGGGTGGACTCTATACCTATCATATATACCTTTTCCGAGTGTGCATTTAAATTTccacatatgtgtgtgtgtgtgagtacGTACATGTAAACTAAAGTGTACCTCTTCCGCATATACCTATCGACGTTACGTCGTCGGTCAATCGTTGGAGgaaagatagaaagagagagatagagagagagagagagagagatagagagagagagagagagaatttctGATTTTATACCACATATCTATATCTTATACCTGCTTGCAACTCGGCACCACGTCGTTTTCACCCTATATAATGAGCTTATTATACACCAGACACACCGCGTTTATGTACATTGTAGAAACGAATAATTTGATGTATTATCGATGAAGAGGAGCGGAATTAATAAAATGCGAGAACGCGattgaaagagagagagaaatagtgTGTGAGCGAGAGGATTACGgcgggaggggagggggagaaatTTACCCGGAGAGACTTTatataacaaaatcaataaaGAAACAATCATGACGGCGATGACGATGATGTcctgaatattaattattattaaatggACGTGCAGTAGAGCGAAATAAACGACGCGTTCCTGTCGCATCGGATGTTGGGAAACTCTCTTCgcccagatttttttttattgttaatattctCCAGCTGATCCGTTATTTAGCTCTAGGAGGGGTGAATTTCGCTTTGATTGAACCGCGAAAATATGccgatattcattttttttttttctctcctttattcttctcttgcaaaattttcaccttCATGGGAAATTGTTGCATAACTTATCGAATATCGTTGGTCAATGATGTCCGTATGCGtctgcgcgtgtgtgtgtgtgtgaaaagaATGTTAAAATTGACAATAAAATGCGGTACAAACATCAACTATTTATAGAGTGATTATTACTGTCAGTGGAACTTTTTCTCGCATAGCTGTAAAACACTTAGATACAGTTTGCTCGAATTATTATGTTGGCTGttatgtttttcttcttttttttttatttttatttttatttatttcagcattttgtattatattaacgatagaacgatattttttcggtattaataataagaaataaaagtataagCCAAGGACTGTCAATTAAGTATACGGCCATGGTTATGCCGTACTGAATAAGTTTTGTCACGATTTGGTAATAtcgtcaaatgaaaaacaagaGGAACATATTGAGTAACGACGAACACGACGATTTCCTCAGGacgaattttaatattttctcattaatGCAATGCCCAACGAGGGGCGGTGGGGGGAGGGTGTCTATTTATTAATTGTCATCTTAATTACTTTCGCAGCTCTTTGCTTATACATAATTCCGCGTCTAATAGGTACGTACTTACACGGTCTTGTGAAACTGACGGATGTATCCGAGGAGTTGGGAACCTCTGAGAACGATcatcatattatattatatatataatatgtatatactacGTGTGTGTTTGCCGCTAGCATTATACAGTCGTTTAACACCCATTAAAGAGTTCCTCGGACGACCTCGAGGTAAACCAAGTAATAAACAAcgtttttgaatttggaaTATCTTTATACGTGCATTCGTACGatccgtgtgtgtgtgtgtgtgtgtgtttggtTTCTCTACCTGCATGTATGCAAGTATGCGTAGAACGCGAGAAACGTTCGTCTTGCCCTGTAACCTGTGAGGTGGCGAAATGAATTGCCCAGGTTTAGACTGTATGTTACACCTAACTACCTACCATCGTGTTATCGCCGTAGCGTTCCACGGAATATATCAGGGGTGGATAATTATCGCGGCAAAatacaatttgaaaaacgatAAAGACATTATCTTTGTTGTTTGATTCTGTAATCGTATATGGTGTATTATGtatggtataaaaatttttacatactttgtgcgatgaaaatttcacaccttTTACTATACGGTCTTGGGATCTTTTGTTGTTTCAGATTTTATCAACATTCCATCCATAAACCTGATATTATAACAGCGTGAGTCTGTATAACCCGCCGATTCCAAGAAGATATCGAAAATGGGTCGGAAGAAAATACAGATATCCCGGATTACGGATGAACGGAATCGACAGGTGAGGTTTTTCCTTTTATAGTTCTACCAtactgttgttattattattatatattattcacCCATCGAGAAATGATTCCATTTTTTCCCCGTAACGCGTACCTCGATTCGTTCGGTATTTAACTAAATATCATATAACGCGTTTTGGGTTTGCAGGTGACGTTCAATAAGAGGAAATTCGGCGTTATGAAGAAGGCGTACGAACTCTCGGTACTTTGCGACTGTGAAATAGCGCTGATAATATTCAGTTCTAGTAACAAATTGTACCAGTACGCAAGCACAGACATGGACAAGGTCCTCCTAAAGTACACCGAGTACAACGAGCCCCACGAATCGCTTACAAACAAGAATATAATCGAGGTGAGTTGACTCAGTTCCATTATTCTCTGTCTAAGTCCTGGGAAAataaacagagagagagaaagagagagagagagagagaaaaaaagagaggcTAACAAACAATATACAATATGCATGCGGTGTAACCCGGGTGcattaattatatttgattacgaatgtgcgtgtgtgcgtgtgtccCTTTCCACCTTATTGTATTTACATACTTAACACACTTGTCTAATTGTTCACGGTTGAAAGTATTAATTatcgaaaataagaagaacACTAACAATAATCGTATAAGATGAATATTTACGCTCCAAGGGGTTCGAGAGGtagaaataataaagaaactgaaagcaagtttttttttcaagagatagagagagagagagtgagagagagagagagagagagagaaagagacacAGAGAGGGACGGGGGTTTCTGTGCTGAAAATTAACATGCATGTGATGGTGAGTGCCCTCGGGCGGTGTGGTCACGTGAACCTGTCTGCTGACACTTGCAGGCACTCAACAAGAAGGAGCATAAGGGAGCGATGTCGCCCGAGAGTCCGGAGCCCGATACTGCCGAGTATAATCTCACGCCGCGGACCGAGGCTAAGTACAGCAAAATTGACGAGGAATTCCAAATGATGATGCAGAGGAATCAGCACAACGGCACGAGGGTCAGTTgaagaatatttaatttcgaattatcgaggggaaaatagaatttattagctccaccgagtgaaatttttatttccggttaccgctcagtccttgactattttcattttttaccaaaatcggaGAATacagttccaggtagaaaatgaaaatcagttttctagctgttaccggaaagtctggtatccgttgctattctttctcgttacgatcgctgttgctatattttcttgtaactgttgcgaaaatttaatgcttgtgcaacaataaattaacgTTCAAGCCTTGTTTGTCCAAagaagtagagtaaacctcagaaactgattttgcgtcgcaattaccaaaaaaggatcgacgatagggcaaaatgtttaggcgtacctcgtttttcgtaattccaacaatattcgaacagcttttttaacgatacctgttttgctgaattttttctagttactgtaacaaatgaaatttttctcagcgtgaAGCGAaagcaaagaaagaaaattaataaataaattctacaCGCAATTTgttgtaattattacaattttaatcAGGTTATGGGACAGTCTAATTACACGCTACCCGTCTCGGTGCCGGTTAACAGTTACGGAGAATCTCTACTGGGTTCCAGTCCACAAATGGCACACACCAGCATCTCACCTAGACCTTCGTCGTCTGAAACAGATTCAGGTTTGTCGATCTTTGTTGgaagaaataagaaatgagtttttttttttttgtcgttcatttttatttttgaggCCGCGTCGgctaaatatttataattaaagCTGGAAATTGGTAAAGTATGTACGTAAATTTATGCACAGAGAGGTATTTATAATTGTGGTTACTGTACGGTTATTAACTATTTGCATTTCATACGATGagcgaaaaatatagttttgcAGGAAGcatacgaaatgaaaattagtttgaTGGCTATTATCAGAAAATCATAGTACGAGTTGCTGTTATCTTTTATCGTAGTTTTTCGTATTGAAATTTCTTGTAACTATTtcgataaattgatgttgGTTAGCTGAAAAACTGAATAACTGAGAAAATGTAGTATTAACAATTGTAATTACTTCACCGAATAGTTACTTGTAACGCATTTACTTGccattcaaaaaatattcaaatcgtTAATTGTAACGATAccgattttattacaatttttttatcaaccataacgaatgaaattttcttcaacgtaTAAGGTATCAATTTTGCATAACAATAAGAAAATCCGATCAAATTTTGAGTACAATAGACGAgacggggtgaaaaaaaatgatagagCGCAAGAAACGATCGGGCGTCTTACTCGGCgttcaaatgaaaatggtgggtatttttattttatttccagtATATCCATCGGGAGGGATGTTGGATATGAGCAACGGTTATCCACCGTCGGCGTCGCCGCTCGGCGGTTCACCGAGTCCCGGACCATCGCCGGCGCTCGGCGTCGGAGGCGGGGGTGGAGGCAAAGGCAGTTCCTCGAGGCATTCGCCGCAACCTCCCCCGCCGCCTCATCCTCACAGAGCCAACCTGAGAGTCGTTATACCTGCACCCCTTACACAGTCCTTGTCGGACGACAACAATTACGACGtgagtgtatatatatatatatatatcaattgATACAGGAATAGGGATGAACATCTTGAGGGGTGAAGAAAGTACCGCGAGGGATCGAAATTGCGGGGAATAGCCCTGAACGATCGGCCGTGACATTGAATATCAACGATTTTTCAGAGCGGGCATTCGCAATCTGCACTAAACACACCGGTTGTGGCGTTGCAGACACCCTCGGTACCAGCTGGATACTCCAGTTTCGGACCGACCGATTACTCGTCGGATCTTGGGAGCCTGGCGTGGTCCCACCAGAGGTACGTTGATGACTTGTCAATGTATTCGGCAGCCACCATGTCCAGCATCAGGTAAATCATTCATCGTTACTTTATTCACGTCCGTGTTAACACTGATCCTTGATCTTCGGCTCGTGGACTCCACAAACGCGGAAAACaacatacaaattttcatacccATCTATTCGCATGCATTATCGTAATATCATTCAacattcaacatttttcccaATTCCGCAAATAAACGATTTCCTCAAAATGATCCATGCTACCTTTTCTCGACGTACGATTCATTAacctatttttatttgttataatCGAGTGATTGTCCCGGGGGATTTTACAATGGTTCGATTATATGCGAGGACCTCAAATtgcggttgttttttttttcgtgtaatttggaatgaataataaatggaAACCTTATCCTGGCtgagatatatacatatatattgaaatttacaaattttcactaaatttcgttacatttttcatgaaattaatCTATACggtaattttataattcaccTGTAAAACATTCTGCACGGGAACAGTAGTAGTAATGGTAATAGATTGAACGTCTATattaagaatttgaaaattgtaacagTCATTGTAAAACTAGCTAACAATGGAATTAATCATTGCAAGAGGGATTGAAAAActtcatgttttatttttcaattagaaCGATCTTATGATCGGAATTGCTACGTAACAACGAAAACGGAAAGTCAcatcaataaattttattaataatttaaaatttataatttagtGCCCATGTAAATACctacatgtatattttttttttataaatcgtcAACCGTAACAAAGACATGTTTTCCTTGTTATGTTCTACTTGTACGAATTATGAGTTAACAGAGTATTTCGTATAACTATTTCTCCTTGATACCGATTGCAAAAGTTTCCATAATTTCTGTACAATCATCGTAAACGGGAAtcgtatgtaaaaaaaaaaaacaagaaaaaaaaatatttccagcGCGCACAGCACAAGCCTTTCCCAAgttgtacgaaaaaattgaatctttgtatgaaaaattttaaaaaaatcccccg
The Neodiprion fabricii isolate iyNeoFabr1 chromosome 5, iyNeoFabr1.1, whole genome shotgun sequence genome window above contains:
- the LOC124183752 gene encoding myocyte-specific enhancer factor 2 isoform X2, with the protein product MGRKKIQISRITDERNRQVTFNKRKFGVMKKAYELSVLCDCEIALIIFSSSNKLYQYASTDMDKVLLKYTEYNEPHESLTNKNIIEKEHKGAMSPESPEPDTAEYNLTPRTEAKYSKIDEEFQMMMQRNQHNGTRVMGQSNYTLPVSVPVNSYGESLLGSSPQMAHTSISPRPSSSETDSVYPSGGMLDMSNGYPPSASPLGGSPSPGPSPALGVGGGGGGKGSSSRHSPQPPPPPHPHRANLRVVIPAPLTQSLSDDNNYDSGHSQSALNTPVVALQTPSVPAGYSSFGPTDYSSDLGSLAWSHQRYVDDLSMYSAATMSSISGLPHLAVSSSTPPPSTSPLPVKIKSEPISPPRDPHGGGGPGGGNPGSIHHSSLGVGPSSSGGGGGGGGGGPHHGPHGGVPQTLNLVSSRPNSNPPPSHSGSITPTNLPSPGAAGGVGDIRSSHPGGGGGGGAGSGGNSSDYENGPLMKRPRITEGWAT
- the LOC124183752 gene encoding myocyte-specific enhancer factor 2 isoform X3; translation: MGRKKIQISRITDERNRQVTFNKRKFGVMKKAYELSVLCDCEIALIIFSSSNKLYQYASTDMDKVLLKYTEYNEPHESLTNKNIIEEHKGAMSPESPEPDTAEYNLTPRTEAKYSKIDEEFQMMMQRNQHNGTRVMGQSNYTLPVSVPVNSYGESLLGSSPQMAHTSISPRPSSSETDSVYPSGGMLDMSNGYPPSASPLGGSPSPGPSPALGVGGGGGGKGSSSRHSPQPPPPPHPHRANLRVVIPAPLTQSLSDDNNYDSGHSQSALNTPVVALQTPSVPAGYSSFGPTDYSSDLGSLAWSHQRYVDDLSMYSAATMSSISGLPHLAVSSSTPPPSTSPLPVKIKSEPISPPRDPHGGGGPGGGNPGSIHHSSLGVGPSSSGGGGGGGGGGPHHGPHGGVPQTLNLVSSRPNSNPPPSHSGSITPTNLPSPGAAGGVGDIRSSHPGGGGGGGAGSGGNSSDYENGPLMKRPRITEGWAT
- the LOC124183752 gene encoding myocyte-specific enhancer factor 2 isoform X1, whose product is MGRKKIQISRITDERNRQVTFNKRKFGVMKKAYELSVLCDCEIALIIFSSSNKLYQYASTDMDKVLLKYTEYNEPHESLTNKNIIEALNKKEHKGAMSPESPEPDTAEYNLTPRTEAKYSKIDEEFQMMMQRNQHNGTRVMGQSNYTLPVSVPVNSYGESLLGSSPQMAHTSISPRPSSSETDSVYPSGGMLDMSNGYPPSASPLGGSPSPGPSPALGVGGGGGGKGSSSRHSPQPPPPPHPHRANLRVVIPAPLTQSLSDDNNYDSGHSQSALNTPVVALQTPSVPAGYSSFGPTDYSSDLGSLAWSHQRYVDDLSMYSAATMSSISGLPHLAVSSSTPPPSTSPLPVKIKSEPISPPRDPHGGGGPGGGNPGSIHHSSLGVGPSSSGGGGGGGGGGPHHGPHGGVPQTLNLVSSRPNSNPPPSHSGSITPTNLPSPGAAGGVGDIRSSHPGGGGGGGAGSGGNSSDYENGPLMKRPRITEGWAT
- the LOC124183752 gene encoding myocyte-specific enhancer factor 2 isoform X6; protein product: MGRKKIQISRITDERNRQVTFNKRKFGVMKKAYELSVLCDCEIALIIFSSSNKLYQYASTDMDKVLLKYTEYNEPHESLTNKNIIEALNKKEHKGAMSPESPEPDTAEYNLTPRTEAKYSKIDEEFQMMMQRNQHNGTRVMGQSNYTLPVSVPVNSYGESLLGSSPQMAHTSISPRPSSSETDSVYPSGGMLDMSNGYPPSASPLGGSPSPGPSPALGVGGGGGGKGSSSRHSPQPPPPPHPHRANLRVVIPAPLTQSLSDDNNYDTPSVPAGYSSFGPTDYSSDLGSLAWSHQSGLPHLAVSSSTPPPSTSPLPVKIKSEPISPPRDPHGGGGPGGGNPGSIHHSSLGVGPSSSGGGGGGGGGGPHHGPHGGVPQTLNLVSSRPNSNPPPSHSGSITPTNLPSPGAAGGVGDIRSSHPGGGGGGGAGSGGNSSDYENGPLMKRPRITEGWAT
- the LOC124183752 gene encoding myocyte-specific enhancer factor 2 isoform X5 — its product is MGRKKIQISRITDERNRQVTFNKRKFGVMKKAYELSVLCDCEIALIIFSSSNKLYQYASTDMDKVLLKYTEYNEPHESLTNKNIIEALNKKEHKGAMSPESPEPDTAEYNLTPRTEAKYSKIDEEFQMMMQRNQHNGTRVMGQSNYTLPVSVPVNSYGESLLGSSPQMAHTSISPRPSSSETDSVYPSGGMLDMSNGYPPSASPLGGSPSPGPSPALGVGGGGGGKGSSSRHSPQPPPPPHPHRANLRVVIPAPLTQSLSDDNNYDSGHSQSALNTPVVALQTPSVPAGYSSFGPTDYSSDLGSLAWSHQSGLPHLAVSSSTPPPSTSPLPVKIKSEPISPPRDPHGGGGPGGGNPGSIHHSSLGVGPSSSGGGGGGGGGGPHHGPHGGVPQTLNLVSSRPNSNPPPSHSGSITPTNLPSPGAAGGVGDIRSSHPGGGGGGGAGSGGNSSDYENGPLMKRPRITEGWAT
- the LOC124183752 gene encoding myocyte-specific enhancer factor 2 isoform X4, translated to MGRKKIQISRITDERNRQVTFNKRKFGVMKKAYELSVLCDCEIALIIFSSSNKLYQYASTDMDKVLLKYTEYNEPHESLTNKNIIEALNKKEHKGAMSPESPEPDTAEYNLTPRTEAKYSKIDEEFQMMMQRNQHNGTRVMGQSNYTLPVSVPVNSYGESLLGSSPQMAHTSISPRPSSSETDSVYPSGGMLDMSNGYPPSASPLGGSPSPGPSPALGVGGGGGGKGSSSRHSPQPPPPPHPHRANLRVVIPAPLTQSLSDDNNYDTPSVPAGYSSFGPTDYSSDLGSLAWSHQRYVDDLSMYSAATMSSISGLPHLAVSSSTPPPSTSPLPVKIKSEPISPPRDPHGGGGPGGGNPGSIHHSSLGVGPSSSGGGGGGGGGGPHHGPHGGVPQTLNLVSSRPNSNPPPSHSGSITPTNLPSPGAAGGVGDIRSSHPGGGGGGGAGSGGNSSDYENGPLMKRPRITEGWAT